The genome window GAAAGCTCCGGGCACCACCTGCAGGAACCTACCCCAGGTGCACACCCTGGTGAGAATGATGCGGATGGTCTGCGAGATCGTCTGTCCGGGTACGCTGCTGCTTGGCGAGGTGGTTATGGAGCCCAGCCGGGTGGTGCCTTATTTCGGAACGCTGCAGAAACCGGAATGCCACCTGCTGTATAACGTGACCACGATGGCAACGCTCTGGCATACAGTGGCGACGCGGAATGTAAAACTGCTGGAGCATCAGCTGGGACAGGTGTTTGCGCTGCCGAAACAGTATACATTCCTGAACTACCTGCGCTGCCATGACGACATCGGCTGGGGCCTGGACTTTGATTACCTGCGCTGGAATTTTGCCTGGGAAGAGGTACCCCACAAGCGGTACCTGAATGACTACCTGACTGGAAAGTATCCGGACAGCAAGGCGCACGGCGAACTGTACAACGATGATCCGCAAAGGGGAGATGCACGCCTCTGCGGGACAACCGCTTCCCTGTGCGGGATTGAGACAGCCCGGAAAGAGGGCGGTGAGAAGGATATGACGGAAGCGGTGCGGCTGGACGGCATGCTGCACGCGCTTATGTTCACCCTCAGCGGAATGCCGGTGCTGTACAGCGGGGATGAGATCGCCCGGGAGAATGACTATACCTATCACGATGATCCTGTGAAGGCGGCGGACAGCCGGTACCTGCACCGGGGCGACATGGACTGGAAAAAAGCCGGGAAGCGGAAAGACAAGGATACCCCGGAAGGACGGGTCTTTGCGGAGATCACGACGCAGGAACAACTCCGGCAGAAATACGGCGTTTTTGACGACGGGGCGGACGTATGGATTCAACCCACGGGAAACGATCATGTGCTGTGTGTCGGCCGGTACTATCTGGGAGAAAAACTGCTTGCCGTATTCAATTTCTCCAAAGATACGGAGATTGCCCTGATCCAGGATGAAACTATGTACACGGACCTGGAGAGCGGACGCAGATGCAAAGCCGGCGCTGTCAGGGTGGCGGCAGGTGGATACAGATGGCTGTACAAACAGTTTTAGGCTTTGCCTAAACTGTTTCACAGCCATCTGTATCCAAATGAACAATTAACAATGAACAATGAACAATTATATGGATGGAAAGCACATGCCTGCTGGTTTGACGGGGGATGTGCATCGTGATATCATTTTTTCTTGTGTACAGGGATGAAGGATTATTCGCTTTCCTGCGCATCCGGAGGAAGAAATGAAAAAACAATGGTACCGGCTTGATAATGCCGCTTTGATATTTCCGGCGATCATCCGGAAAAACTGGAACAATGTGTTCCGGGTTTCCGCGACGCTGAAGGAACCGGTTGATCCGGAAATTCTGGATCAGGCGATCGCCGACCTGAAACCCCGGTTTCCCACTTACTTTGTCCGGCTGAGAAGAGGTTTTTTCTGGTATTACCTGGAGACGATCACCGATGCTCCGAAAGCCCAGAAGGATTTCGCCTATCCGCTGACCCATATGACCCGCAGGGAACTGAAAACCTGCTGCGTGAGATTTCTCTATTATGAAAACAGAATCGCTGTGGAAGTGTTCCATTCCGTTACAGACGGAACGGGCGGCCTGATCCTGCTGAAAAACCTGACAGCCCAGTACCTTCGGCTGAAGTACGGCGTGACGATTCCGCCGGAAGGACATGTTGTGGACATGGAGGAGAGCCCCCGGAAAGAGGAAACAAGGGACTGCTTCCTCTCCTGCGGAGCGGACCGCGGACTGAGCCGGGCGGAGGATACAGCTTACCGACTCAGCGGGACACCGGAAACAGGCAGATTCCGCTATATCACCACCGGCATTATGCCGGCGGATATCCTGAAGGAAAAAGCACATGAGCAGGGTGTGACCGTGACGGCATACCTGGCAACCATACTGGCGGAGGCCGTGGACCAAAGGCAGAAGGCGGAGGGACGGACCGGCAGGAAAGCCCGGCCGGTAAAGATCACCATTCCGGTGAACCTGCGCCGGACCTTCGGCATGGATACTTTCCGCAATTTTACCCTGGCGGTGAATATCGGCTTCGATCCGCGGCTGGGTGAATACACCCATGAGCAGATCTGCGCCCTGATGGGCCACCAGCTGGCGGCGGAGACCATTCCGCAGCGGATGGCGGGCAGGGTAGCCAAGAACGTG of Aristaeella lactis contains these proteins:
- a CDS encoding alpha-amylase family protein, which produces MNSQKRNEEFAVRFARHEDELKWLYMELYHGDRKAWEYFTGMLQRMWENRPENLRQMDKARETNPAWYRGHHLVGMQLYVKAFAGNLQGVRKKLDYIQECGVNCLHLMPLLESPEGRSDGGYAVSDFRKVQPELGTMKDLADLAEDCHQRGVSLCLDFVMNHTSEDHEWARRAKAGETDYQNRYFFYDTWDIPNWYEQTVPQVFPTTAPGNFTWCEEAKKIVMTTFYPYQWDLNYANPAVFNDMTENLLNLCNYGVDIIRLDAVPYIWKAPGTTCRNLPQVHTLVRMMRMVCEIVCPGTLLLGEVVMEPSRVVPYFGTLQKPECHLLYNVTTMATLWHTVATRNVKLLEHQLGQVFALPKQYTFLNYLRCHDDIGWGLDFDYLRWNFAWEEVPHKRYLNDYLTGKYPDSKAHGELYNDDPQRGDARLCGTTASLCGIETARKEGGEKDMTEAVRLDGMLHALMFTLSGMPVLYSGDEIARENDYTYHDDPVKAADSRYLHRGDMDWKKAGKRKDKDTPEGRVFAEITTQEQLRQKYGVFDDGADVWIQPTGNDHVLCVGRYYLGEKLLAVFNFSKDTEIALIQDETMYTDLESGRRCKAGAVRVAAGGYRWLYKQF